A single genomic interval of Zingiber officinale cultivar Zhangliang chromosome 4A, Zo_v1.1, whole genome shotgun sequence harbors:
- the LOC121973058 gene encoding alpha-humulene 10-hydroxylase-like, whose product MEAHLFSPFFFVTLSLFFLFILTLLQIKKQRKPAQKVLAPLPPGPPKLPLIGNIHHLAGANPHRTLRHLSRVHGPLLLLRLGQVDLVVASSVEAVEEIIKRHDLNFANRPSDLTFANILAYDGLSVAMAAYGGYWKQMRKIYAMELLNSRRVKSFATIREDAVRKLTAEIANAASFGQFQTPLNLSEMVMSMTNALVLRAAFGDKCQQKGKFLQLVKEGVGLVTSFAVADMFPSLKFLDTLTGLKFKLQRVRRQIDQVFDEIISQHQAERAGPSEEDLIIDVLLRLKDQDDQEFPITSTSIKAIVLEIFLGGTETSSTVIEWAMSELMKNPEVMEKAQKEIREAMQGKTKLEENDIAKFNYLKLVIKETLRLHPPGPLLLPRVCKEECEVVGYRVPTGARLLINAWALGRDERYWGGDAERFKPERFADGSVDFRGFNFEFVPFGAGRRICPGMTFGLSSVEVGLAHLLFYFDWKLPGGMKAEELDMMEISGASAPRKSPLFLLANPRIPLP is encoded by the exons ATGGAAGCCCATCTCTTTTCTCCCTTCTTCTTCgtcactctctccctcttcttcctcttcatcctaACACTACTGCAGATCAAGAAGCAAAGGAAGCCTGCACAAAAGGTACTGGCACCTCTTCCGCCGGGCCCTCCTAAGCTTCCCCTCATCGGAAACATCCATCACCTTGCCGGTGCCAATCCCCACCGCACTCTCCGCCACCTCTCCCGAGTTCATGGCCCGCTCTTGCTTCTCCGGCTCGGTCAGGTCGACCTAGTCGTCGCCTCCTCCGTGGAAGCCGTGGAGGAGATAATCAAGCGTCACGACCTCAACTTCGCCAACCGGCCATCCGACTTGACCTTCGCCAACATATTGGCCTACGACGGCCTCAGCGTCGCCATGGCCGCCTACGGCGGCTACTGGAAGCAAATGAGGAAGATCTACGCCATGGAGCTGCTCAACTCTCGGCGCGTCAAGTCCTTCGCCACGATCCGCGAGGATGCGGTCCGCAAGCTCACCGCGGAAATCGCAAACGCCGCATCGTTCGGCCAATTCCAAACGCCTCTGAACCTTAGCGAGATGGTGATGTCCATGACGAACGCGCTGGTGTTGAGAGCAGCGTTCGGCGACAAGTGCCAGCAGAAGGGGAAGTTCCTGCAGCTGGTGAAGGAAGGGGTGGGTTTGGTCACCAGCTTCGCAGTGGCCGACATGTTCCCCTCGCTCAAGTTCTTGGACACCCTGACCGGCTTGAAATTTAAGCTACAGCGAGTTCGACGGCAGATCGACCAGGTGTTCGACGAGATCATCTCACAGCACCAGGCCGAGAGAGCCGGCCCTTCAGAGGAGGATCTAATCATCGATGTTCTTCTGAGGCTCAAGGACCAAGATGACCAAGAATTTCCAATAACATCCACCAGCATCAAGGCCATCGTATTG GAAATATTTCTCGGAGGAACAGAGACATCGTCGACGGTGATCGAGTGGGCTATGTCGGAGCTAATGAAGAACCCAGAGGTGATGGAGAAAGCTCAAAAGGAGATCAGGGAGGCCATGCAAGGGAAGACTAAGCTGGAAGAGAATGACATCGCCAAGTTCAACTACCTTAAATTAGTGATCAAGGAGACCCTCCGACTTCATCCTCCGGGTCCCCTGTTGCTGCCCAGAGTGTGCAAGGAGGAGTGCGAGGTCGTAGGATACCGAGTGCCGACGGGGGCTCGTCTGCTTATCAACGCGTGGGCTTTGGGCAGGGACGAGCGCTACTGGGGCGGCGACGCCGAGAGGTTCAAGCCGGAGAGATTCGCCGACGGCTCGGTCGATTTTCGGGGATTCAACTTTGAGTTTGTGCCGTTCGGCGCGGGGCGAAGGATATGCCCCGGCATGACGTTTGGGCTGTCGTCCGTGGAAGTCGGGCTGGCTCACCTGCTCTTCTATTTCGACTGGAAGCTTCCGGGCGGAATGAAGGCCGAAGAGTTGGACATGATGGAGATTTCCGGTGCGAGTGCTCCGAGGAAGTCGCCCCTGTTCTTGCTTGCCAACCCACGAATTCCTCTGCCGTAG